The Agrococcus carbonis genome has a window encoding:
- a CDS encoding ABC transporter ATP-binding protein — protein MTAIVTRGLTKRYPEVTALDDVSISLEEHRIHGLLGRNGAGKTTLMQLLTGQVFATSGEMQVLGGTPVENVDVLSQTVFIQESQKYPDTFRAIDVLRIAAGAYPNWDQDYADRLVAKYRLPAKRLIKKLSRGQLSAVGIVIGLAARAPLTFFDEPYLGLDAVARQMFFDDLLADYTEHPRTIVLSTHHIDEVANLLEHIVILDQGKVLLDADTDDLHDAAITVSGRADAVDAFLGGRDVLERKALGTLASATFTPREGDERAAHEAGLDLTPVSLQALFVHLTTANAADAADRADARARV, from the coding sequence ATGACCGCCATCGTCACCCGCGGCCTCACCAAGCGCTACCCCGAGGTCACCGCCCTCGACGACGTCTCGATCAGCCTCGAGGAGCACCGCATCCACGGCCTGCTCGGCCGCAACGGCGCCGGCAAGACGACCCTGATGCAGCTGCTCACCGGCCAGGTGTTCGCGACCTCCGGCGAGATGCAGGTGCTGGGGGGCACGCCGGTCGAGAACGTCGACGTGCTCTCGCAGACGGTCTTCATCCAGGAGAGCCAGAAGTACCCCGACACGTTCCGCGCGATCGACGTGCTGCGCATCGCCGCCGGCGCCTACCCCAACTGGGATCAGGACTACGCCGACCGGCTCGTCGCCAAGTACCGGCTGCCCGCGAAGCGCCTCATCAAGAAGCTCTCCCGTGGCCAGCTCTCCGCCGTCGGCATCGTCATCGGGCTCGCCGCCCGCGCACCGCTGACCTTCTTCGACGAGCCCTACCTCGGGCTCGACGCGGTCGCGCGGCAGATGTTCTTCGACGACCTGCTCGCCGACTACACCGAGCACCCGCGCACGATCGTGCTCTCGACCCACCACATCGACGAGGTCGCGAACCTGCTCGAGCACATCGTCATCCTCGACCAGGGGAAGGTGCTGCTCGACGCCGACACCGACGACCTGCACGACGCCGCCATCACGGTCTCGGGCAGGGCGGATGCGGTGGATGCGTTCCTGGGCGGCCGCGACGTGCTCGAGCGCAAGGCGCTCGGCACGCTCGCGAGCGCCACGTTCACGCCCCGCGAGGGCGACGAGCGCGCCGCGCACGAGGCCGGGCTCGACCTCACGCCCGTCTCGCTCCAGGCGCTCTTCGTGCACCTGACCACCGCCAACGCGGCCGACGCCGCCGACCGCGCCGACGCGCGCGCGAGAGTCTGA
- a CDS encoding cryptochrome/photolyase family protein: MGTQLVWFRRDLRVRDHPALAEAAAAGDVLPVFVLDPAFDGAGAARTAALRTALAALHAATDGALVVRSGRPEQVIPALADEVGADAVHVSGESTPYGRARDARVERALAVPVVATGSPYAVTPGRVRKDDGTPFRVFTPFSKAWLRHGWRAPAELPASFRWVRRIEGEPLPAAPEVEADLSWASEEGALERWRAFLDDAIDDYDAHRDRPDLDGTSRLSIALKLGAVHPRTLLADLDRVAPRRSAGAQRSLRRFQTELAWREFYADVLLHHPRSAWHDFSEALRGMAYDEPGDGFVAWQEGRTGFPFVDAGMRQLHAEGWMHNRVRMATASFLTKDLHVWWPHGARHFLDLLADGDLASNNHGWQWTAGTGTDASPFFRVFNPVLQGLKFDPDGDYVRRWVPELRHLAGAAAHEPWKADDGYADGYPERILDHAAEREEALARLEAVKR; the protein is encoded by the coding sequence ATGGGCACGCAGCTCGTCTGGTTCCGGCGCGACCTGCGGGTGCGCGACCACCCGGCGCTCGCCGAGGCCGCGGCTGCCGGCGATGTGCTGCCCGTCTTCGTGCTCGACCCCGCCTTCGACGGCGCGGGCGCGGCGCGCACCGCGGCCCTGCGCACCGCGCTCGCCGCCCTGCACGCCGCGACCGACGGCGCGCTCGTCGTGCGGTCGGGGCGCCCCGAGCAGGTCATCCCCGCGCTCGCCGACGAGGTGGGGGCGGATGCGGTGCACGTCTCCGGCGAGTCCACCCCGTACGGCCGTGCCCGCGACGCCCGCGTCGAGCGCGCGCTCGCGGTGCCGGTCGTCGCGACCGGCTCGCCCTACGCCGTGACGCCCGGCCGCGTGCGGAAGGACGACGGCACGCCCTTCCGCGTCTTCACGCCCTTCTCGAAGGCCTGGCTGCGGCACGGGTGGCGGGCGCCGGCCGAGCTGCCCGCGTCGTTCCGCTGGGTGCGGCGCATCGAGGGCGAGCCGCTGCCTGCGGCGCCCGAGGTCGAGGCCGACCTCTCGTGGGCGAGCGAGGAGGGGGCGCTCGAGCGCTGGCGCGCGTTCCTCGACGACGCGATCGACGACTACGACGCGCACCGCGACCGCCCCGACCTCGACGGCACCTCGCGCCTGTCGATCGCGCTCAAGCTCGGCGCCGTGCACCCGCGCACGCTGCTCGCCGACCTCGACCGGGTCGCCCCGCGCCGCAGCGCCGGCGCGCAGCGCTCGCTGCGCCGGTTCCAGACCGAGCTCGCGTGGCGCGAGTTCTACGCCGACGTGCTGCTGCACCACCCCCGCTCGGCGTGGCACGACTTCAGCGAGGCGCTCCGCGGCATGGCGTACGACGAGCCCGGGGACGGCTTCGTCGCGTGGCAGGAGGGACGCACCGGCTTCCCCTTCGTCGACGCCGGCATGCGCCAGCTGCACGCCGAGGGCTGGATGCACAACCGGGTGCGCATGGCGACGGCGAGCTTCCTCACGAAGGACCTGCACGTGTGGTGGCCGCACGGCGCCCGCCACTTCCTCGACCTGCTCGCCGACGGCGATCTCGCCTCGAACAACCACGGCTGGCAGTGGACGGCGGGCACGGGCACGGATGCGTCGCCGTTCTTCCGCGTCTTCAACCCGGTGCTGCAGGGCCTCAAGTTCGACCCCGACGGCGACTACGTGCGCCGCTGGGTGCCGGAGCTCCGGCATCTCGCCGGCGCCGCGGCGCACGAGCCGTGGAAGGCCGACGACGGCTACGCCGACGGCTACCCGGAGCGCATCCTCGACCACGCGGCCGAGCGCGAGGAGGCGCTCGCGCGGCTCGAGGCCGTCAAGCGCTGA
- a CDS encoding threonine aldolase family protein: MQTLHDTARRGFASDNYSGVHPEVLAALAAANGGHQTAYGADDYTARLQEVVRGHFGEAAEAFPVFNGTGANVLALQSLLPRWGAVIAARTAHINVDEGGAPERVGGMKLLTVETPDGKLTPELIDQEAWGWGDEHRAQPLAVSITQSTELGTLYTADEIRAIADHAHERGMLLHLDGARLSNAAVSLGQPLRAFTTDAGVDILSLGGTKNGAMGAEAVVVLSERAGAGLVYLRKLNMQLASKMRFISAQLIALFEGELWRENAAHANAMAARLRAAVEPLDGVSFAYPTQSNGVFARLPQGVADRVRDAFFFYDWDAAAGEVRWMCTWDTTEDDVDAFAAAVREAVGG, encoded by the coding sequence GTGCAGACGCTCCACGACACCGCCCGCCGCGGCTTCGCATCCGACAACTACTCCGGCGTGCACCCCGAGGTGCTCGCCGCGCTCGCCGCCGCGAACGGCGGGCATCAGACCGCCTACGGCGCCGACGACTACACGGCACGCCTGCAGGAGGTCGTGCGCGGCCACTTCGGCGAGGCCGCCGAGGCGTTCCCGGTCTTCAACGGCACGGGCGCCAACGTGCTCGCGCTGCAGTCGCTGCTGCCCCGCTGGGGCGCGGTGATCGCCGCGCGCACGGCGCACATCAACGTCGACGAGGGCGGCGCGCCCGAGCGCGTCGGCGGCATGAAGCTGCTCACCGTCGAGACCCCCGACGGCAAGCTCACCCCCGAGCTCATCGACCAGGAGGCGTGGGGCTGGGGCGACGAGCACCGCGCCCAGCCGCTCGCCGTCTCGATCACGCAGTCGACCGAGCTCGGCACGCTCTACACCGCCGACGAGATCCGCGCGATCGCCGACCACGCCCACGAGCGCGGCATGCTGCTGCACCTCGACGGCGCGCGGCTGTCGAACGCGGCGGTCTCGCTCGGGCAGCCGCTGCGCGCCTTCACGACGGATGCGGGCGTCGACATCCTCTCGCTCGGCGGCACGAAGAACGGGGCGATGGGCGCCGAGGCCGTCGTCGTGCTGTCGGAGCGCGCGGGCGCGGGCCTCGTCTACCTGCGCAAGCTCAACATGCAGCTCGCCTCGAAGATGCGCTTCATCTCGGCGCAGCTCATCGCGCTGTTCGAGGGCGAGCTGTGGCGCGAGAACGCGGCGCACGCCAATGCGATGGCGGCACGGCTGCGCGCGGCGGTCGAGCCGCTCGACGGCGTCTCGTTCGCCTACCCGACCCAGTCGAACGGCGTCTTCGCGCGCCTGCCCCAGGGCGTCGCCGACCGCGTGCGCGACGCGTTCTTCTTCTACGACTGGGATGCGGCGGCCGGCGAGGTGCGCTGGATGTGCACGTGGGACACGACCGAGGACGACGTGGATGCGTTCGCCGCGGCCGTGCGGGAGGCCGTCGGCGGGTAG
- a CDS encoding glycoside hydrolase family 3 N-terminal domain-containing protein: protein MRLRRSGFMIAALLALSGLLAGCAAPASVTRTAPSASQSARPDASAPTPPLPLPPPPLAWGPTQAQLDEGIEAAAAMPTADAAGQVVVAQFAGTDPDAAAQQVRELGLAGVILFAPNASGPDGVRAIADAVQAAGAERRDWPTMVAVDEEGGIVQRLGGRSGWPGMPPFLASGAAVAGGDAQPVHDAYRALGDELRAVGITTDFAPVADVTIGPRDAAIGTRSASGDPAVASEAAAAAARGLSAGGVLAAAKHFPGHGALTVDSHEALPEQSASDAELAARDLVPFEAAIDAGAPMVMMGHIAVDAWDPGVPATLSPAAYERLRALGFTGVAITDSLGMGALAAFGDSGTIAVQALRAGADLLLTPPDAAAAVRGITDAVESGALPRARLDEAAGRVIAMQRWQARIAERADITGVEASTAAAADASAALSAAAITLVSGPCSGPLVGPRVQLLGGTDADRAAMTDALHAHGLQAVSGSAADSTVRLLRGASGGGSADAAVALDWPHALAGTSAPVRIAAFGRTAGAFDAVAAVLAGDAVARGRLPVAVEGLPASGC, encoded by the coding sequence ATGAGGCTGCGTCGATCGGGGTTCATGATCGCGGCGCTGCTGGCCCTCTCGGGCCTGCTCGCGGGGTGCGCCGCGCCGGCCTCCGTGACCCGCACGGCTCCGTCGGCCTCCCAGTCGGCGCGACCCGACGCATCCGCCCCCACACCCCCGCTGCCTCTGCCGCCCCCGCCGCTCGCGTGGGGCCCGACGCAGGCGCAGCTCGACGAGGGGATCGAGGCGGCCGCGGCGATGCCGACGGCGGATGCGGCGGGACAGGTCGTCGTCGCCCAGTTCGCCGGCACCGACCCGGATGCGGCCGCGCAGCAGGTGCGCGAGCTGGGGCTCGCGGGGGTCATCCTCTTCGCGCCGAACGCGAGCGGGCCCGACGGCGTCCGCGCGATCGCCGATGCGGTGCAGGCCGCGGGCGCCGAGCGGCGCGACTGGCCGACCATGGTCGCCGTCGACGAGGAGGGCGGCATCGTGCAGCGGCTCGGGGGCCGCTCCGGGTGGCCGGGCATGCCGCCGTTCCTCGCGTCGGGTGCGGCGGTCGCCGGCGGCGACGCGCAGCCGGTGCACGACGCCTACCGCGCCCTCGGGGACGAGCTGCGCGCGGTGGGCATCACGACCGACTTCGCGCCCGTCGCCGACGTCACGATCGGGCCGCGCGACGCCGCGATCGGCACGCGCTCGGCGAGCGGGGATCCCGCCGTCGCATCCGAAGCCGCGGCCGCGGCCGCACGCGGCCTCTCGGCGGGCGGCGTGCTCGCCGCGGCGAAGCACTTCCCCGGGCACGGCGCGCTCACCGTCGACTCGCACGAGGCGCTGCCCGAGCAGAGCGCCTCCGACGCCGAGCTCGCCGCGCGCGACCTCGTGCCGTTCGAGGCCGCGATCGACGCCGGCGCGCCGATGGTCATGATGGGCCACATCGCGGTCGACGCGTGGGATCCGGGCGTGCCCGCGACGCTCTCGCCCGCTGCCTACGAGCGGCTGCGCGCGCTCGGCTTCACGGGCGTCGCGATCACCGACTCGCTCGGCATGGGGGCGCTCGCCGCGTTCGGCGACAGCGGCACGATCGCCGTGCAGGCGCTCCGGGCCGGCGCCGACCTGCTGCTGACACCGCCCGACGCCGCCGCGGCGGTGCGGGGCATCACGGATGCGGTGGAGTCGGGCGCGCTCCCCCGTGCGCGGCTCGACGAGGCGGCCGGGCGGGTGATCGCGATGCAGCGCTGGCAGGCGCGCATCGCCGAGCGAGCCGACATCACCGGGGTCGAGGCGTCCACGGCCGCCGCGGCCGACGCATCCGCCGCCCTCTCGGCCGCTGCGATCACGCTCGTCTCGGGGCCGTGCTCGGGGCCGCTCGTCGGCCCGCGGGTGCAGCTGCTCGGCGGCACGGACGCCGATCGCGCGGCGATGACCGACGCGCTGCACGCGCACGGGCTGCAGGCGGTGTCGGGGAGCGCGGCCGACAGCACCGTGCGCCTGCTGCGCGGCGCATCGGGTGGCGGCTCGGCGGATGCTGCGGTGGCGCTCGACTGGCCCCACGCCCTCGCCGGCACGTCTGCGCCCGTGCGGATCGCGGCGTTCGGGCGCACGGCGGGAGCGTTCGACGCGGTCGCGGCGGTGCTCGCGGGCGACGCGGTTGCGCGGGGGCGGCTGCCGGTCGCGGTCGAGGGGCTGCCGGCGTCGGGCTGCTGA
- a CDS encoding YdeI/OmpD-associated family protein produces the protein MIGTPGGSEERPAVFFRDASEFRAWLEAHHETETELWMGLHAKHVSPRGLTWAEAVPEALCFGWIDSLSQRIDGDSRRQRWTPRKRSSVWSAVNVAHVERLIAEGRMRPAGLAAFEARPADTGAGYSYETAPRTLPEELQRHVDASPAARAFLAEATESYRRAAIAWVLGAKREATREQRARQLADDSAAGRLIPPQRYGETPRWVERAAAAAAAASLAE, from the coding sequence ATGATCGGCACCCCCGGCGGCTCGGAGGAGCGGCCCGCGGTCTTCTTCCGCGATGCGTCGGAGTTCCGCGCGTGGCTCGAAGCGCACCACGAGACCGAGACCGAGCTGTGGATGGGCTTGCACGCCAAGCACGTCTCGCCGCGCGGCCTCACGTGGGCCGAGGCGGTGCCCGAGGCGCTGTGCTTCGGCTGGATCGACTCGCTCTCGCAGCGCATCGACGGCGATTCGCGCCGGCAGCGCTGGACGCCGCGCAAGCGCTCATCGGTGTGGTCGGCCGTGAACGTCGCGCACGTCGAGCGGCTCATCGCCGAGGGGCGGATGCGTCCGGCCGGCCTCGCGGCGTTCGAGGCGCGCCCTGCCGACACGGGTGCCGGCTACTCCTACGAGACGGCGCCTCGCACGCTGCCGGAGGAGCTGCAGCGGCACGTCGACGCGTCGCCCGCCGCGCGGGCCTTCCTCGCCGAGGCGACCGAGAGCTATCGGCGCGCGGCGATCGCGTGGGTGCTCGGCGCCAAGCGCGAGGCGACGCGCGAGCAGCGCGCGCGGCAGCTCGCCGACGACTCGGCCGCCGGCCGGCTCATCCCGCCGCAGCGCTACGGCGAGACGCCGCGGTGGGTGGAGCGGGCGGCGGCGGCCGCTGCTGCCGCCTCGCTGGCTGAGTAG